AGCCGACGTTAGAGTCTATCTGAACGACAAGATCACGCTGGAAGAGATCGACTCGCTCAAGCCGGAGAAGATCGTCATCTCGCCCGGGCCGTGCACGCCCAAAGAGGCGGGGATCTCCTGCGACGTGATCCGCCGCTTCGGCGCCAGGACTCCGATCCTCGGCGTCTGTCTCGGCCACCAGGCGATCGGCGCGGCCTTCGGCGGCGAGATCGTCCGCGCGCCATCGATCATGCACGGCAAGCTGTCCGAAGTCTTTCACGACTCGAAGACCATCTATCAGTCGCTCGATAACCCTTTTCCCGCCATGCGCTACCATTCGCTTGTGATCGATCCGAAAACCTGCCCGCCCGAACTCTCCGTCAGCGCGCAAACTTCCGACGGCGTCATCATGGGCGTGCGCCATCGTAGCCGCCCCATCGAAGGCGTGCAGTTTCATCCCGAATCGATCCTTACGGATCAAGGAAAAAAACTCTTGCAGAATTTCCTGACCACATACTGACTCTAAAAAATCCGGCGACGTTTTTTGTTATCGTCCCCTATTGCCAATTACAGATTTCATTGTAGAATCGACCCGATTCGAAAATCTCAGAGTCGGAGGTCTTCATGAAACGATTTTTTCTCTCGCTGGTTCCGGCTTGCCTCCTTCTAACGCTTCCGGCGCTCGGGCAGTCGCAAACGCCCAAGACGGGCGGCACTCTGGTCTTCGGCCTCGAAAGAGAACTCAGCACTTTCAATCCGTTCATCCGCGCCGGAGGCGTCGATCTCGACGTCCGGACGCTCGTCTACGAAGGCCTCCTGGATAGGGACACAAAGGGAAACATCATTCCGGGTCTCGCCGAGAGTTGGACCGTTTCGAAAGACGGCATCGTTTATACGTTCAAGCTCCGGCGCGGCGTGAAGTTCCACAACGGCAAGGAGCTTACGTCGGCAGACGTCAAATGGGTGGTCGATTACGCGATGAATCCCAAGAACGGCTCCGAGGGGCTCTCCTATCTGCGCGGGGTCAAAAGCGTCCGCGTGGTCGATCCGCTCACGATCGAGTTCGCGCTATCCGAGCCGAAGCCGGTCTTTCTGTCCTATCTCTCGCTGCTGCGGCCGTTCATGATCGTGCCCGGCGGCTCCGTCCCGGCGGGGAGCGAAAAAATCGACGCCTTTCCTCCCGGCACCGGCCCGTTCCTGTACAAGGAAGCGCGCGGCATGGGCCACGTCGTTCTCGCGCGCAATCCCAACTACTGGCAGAAAGGCCTGCCCTACCTCGACCAGGTTGTTTTTAGAACGTCGGAAGACCCGACCGTCCGGTTCACGAA
This genomic interval from Candidatus Binatia bacterium contains the following:
- a CDS encoding aminodeoxychorismate/anthranilate synthase component II, with amino-acid sequence MILLIDNYDSFTYNLFHYLGELGADVRVYLNDKITLEEIDSLKPEKIVISPGPCTPKEAGISCDVIRRFGARTPILGVCLGHQAIGAAFGGEIVRAPSIMHGKLSEVFHDSKTIYQSLDNPFPAMRYHSLVIDPKTCPPELSVSAQTSDGVIMGVRHRSRPIEGVQFHPESILTDQGKKLLQNFLTTY